In the genome of Croceimicrobium hydrocarbonivorans, one region contains:
- a CDS encoding ABC transporter ATP-binding protein: protein MKIILKNTKPNYVAEADVLASAVYLEPLVQFEKGKRYLISAGSGKGKSSLFHFIYGSSNQYSGEIIWEGLESKNWDQIRQQHLSYLFQDLKLFDELSAWENLQVKNQLTQYCSESKLDFYLESLGLSAHKHQICKKLSLGQKQRLALIRALCQPFDFLFLDEPFSHLDQANIEQLSRLIEAELSERNAGLIISSLEPHSSLSIDQHLNL, encoded by the coding sequence TTGAAGATCATTCTTAAAAATACTAAACCCAATTATGTAGCAGAGGCCGATGTTTTGGCCTCTGCTGTGTATTTGGAACCTTTAGTACAATTTGAGAAAGGTAAACGCTATTTAATTTCTGCCGGATCAGGCAAAGGCAAGAGCTCCCTCTTCCACTTTATCTATGGCAGCAGTAATCAGTACAGTGGCGAAATTATTTGGGAAGGGCTAGAATCTAAAAATTGGGACCAAATCCGCCAGCAGCACCTAAGCTACCTTTTCCAGGATTTAAAACTCTTCGATGAGCTTAGCGCCTGGGAGAACCTTCAAGTGAAAAACCAACTCACGCAGTACTGTTCGGAAAGCAAACTGGATTTCTACCTGGAAAGTCTGGGTTTAAGTGCCCATAAGCATCAAATTTGCAAGAAGCTATCCCTGGGCCAAAAACAAAGACTGGCCTTAATACGAGCCCTTTGCCAACCCTTTGATTTCCTATTCTTAGATGAGCCTTTTAGTCATTTAGACCAGGCTAATATCGAACAGCTTTCCCGCCTTATTGAAGCGGAACTAAGCGAGCGTAATGCCGGCTTAATCATCAGCTCTCTGGAACCCCATTCCAGTTTAAGCATCGATCAACATTTAAATCTGTGA
- a CDS encoding zinc ribbon domain-containing protein yields the protein MTILHFLIIVLLFGIGLAIPLRLNYLRYFYNFEKEINEYLQKSNLKLLEQHSPSGLDWDNAPFPKEKWIKPAVFFIEGTHLSQSKYYIINTSSEISLWLKVEIYALQGTKLHFRKSPQKLAPRSAQELKNQSTSPCPACSYPIVASDQFCPDCGIRLF from the coding sequence ATGACCATTCTACATTTCCTGATTATCGTACTCTTGTTCGGCATTGGCCTGGCTATCCCCTTACGCCTCAATTACCTCCGCTATTTCTATAACTTCGAAAAGGAAATTAATGAGTATTTGCAAAAATCCAATCTGAAGTTATTAGAACAGCATAGCCCCTCTGGTCTAGACTGGGATAATGCTCCCTTTCCAAAAGAAAAATGGATAAAGCCTGCCGTATTCTTTATAGAAGGCACTCATCTTAGTCAGAGTAAATATTATATCATTAATACTTCTAGCGAAATTAGCCTTTGGTTAAAGGTGGAAATTTATGCCCTTCAAGGCACTAAACTTCATTTCAGGAAATCCCCTCAAAAACTGGCACCGCGCAGCGCCCAAGAGTTAAAGAATCAAAGCACCAGCCCTTGCCCCGCCTGCTCCTACCCCATTGTAGCAAGCGATCAATTTTGCCCTGACTGTGGTATTCGACTTTTTTGA
- a CDS encoding T9SS type A sorting domain-containing protein — protein MKLRVFHIVKAIILLLVFSTSLSYGQWNTNVAILHLHDSTYSVKSEPFQINTYGDSGVCIFGGAIYDGLIYAGSRAIEAEINPVDGSYLRSSSPRKLSQSNDSYSSVSFSFPNQNRVLVRNRYSTSAVQIDSVSLRVTSSDSVLAIYGGDWSVIEYEGAQASSEVWLRKNGDGLICKKIDLVDASELQYLDLEKHLHDSLFDAKNPSYSLKKVLIDGSNIVLEFIRFDNSILDPITGLPYLEQATLSIDTVSLAITNSKYAKVPYKSGNVVTSKEGDRVLYVDETSVRDMTDTSMRKNVFLYNYADSSSVSISFKSKFYINILGYEIIFGSGIYTQNGYYLMFSPTINFPPNGINVYGVRFALFDSTGQVLYDVQTNNEWVPLYFNQVKIPKRGEVYFNIQEHRPADNIILGKIDLAGNNPLFVKSPLSRNELSIDNSQISLFPNPASSYVEVASDTAMEELRIVNCLGQLVYYSEVKGKNHLIATREFAKGVYTVTVRTDRGSVSTSKLLIN, from the coding sequence ATGAAGCTTAGAGTCTTTCACATAGTTAAAGCAATTATTTTGTTGCTGGTTTTTTCAACGAGTTTAAGCTATGGGCAGTGGAATACTAATGTGGCTATTCTTCACTTGCATGATTCAACTTATTCGGTGAAAAGCGAGCCCTTTCAAATTAATACTTATGGTGATTCTGGGGTCTGTATTTTTGGTGGTGCTATTTACGATGGACTTATATATGCAGGTTCCCGAGCTATCGAAGCAGAAATTAATCCTGTTGATGGGTCCTATTTAAGGTCATCTTCGCCCCGAAAACTGTCTCAGTCTAATGACTCTTACAGTAGTGTGTCATTCTCTTTTCCGAATCAAAACCGAGTTCTTGTACGAAATCGTTATTCAACTAGTGCTGTACAAATAGATTCGGTGAGCCTTAGAGTTACCTCCAGTGATTCGGTTTTAGCCATCTATGGAGGCGACTGGTCTGTAATAGAGTACGAGGGTGCTCAAGCAAGTTCTGAGGTTTGGCTGCGTAAAAATGGTGATGGTCTGATTTGTAAAAAAATAGATCTAGTTGATGCTTCTGAATTGCAGTATCTTGACTTGGAGAAGCATTTACACGACTCCTTGTTTGATGCTAAGAATCCTTCTTATTCTCTAAAGAAAGTATTAATTGATGGTTCGAATATAGTGCTTGAATTTATTCGGTTTGATAATTCCATCCTTGATCCTATCACAGGATTGCCATACCTTGAACAGGCTACCTTATCCATTGATACTGTTTCCTTGGCCATTACAAATTCTAAGTATGCTAAAGTGCCTTACAAATCTGGTAATGTTGTAACAAGTAAAGAAGGTGATCGAGTATTATATGTCGATGAAACTAGTGTGCGAGATATGACCGATACAAGCATGAGGAAGAATGTGTTTTTGTATAATTACGCAGATAGCTCATCGGTAAGTATTTCATTCAAGTCAAAGTTTTACATCAACATTTTGGGATATGAAATTATTTTTGGTTCAGGTATATATACACAGAACGGATATTACCTGATGTTTTCCCCGACTATTAATTTTCCCCCAAATGGCATAAATGTATATGGGGTCCGATTTGCGCTTTTTGATTCTACGGGGCAAGTCTTGTATGATGTGCAAACCAACAATGAATGGGTGCCATTATACTTTAATCAAGTGAAAATCCCGAAACGAGGTGAGGTCTATTTTAACATACAAGAACATCGGCCGGCAGATAATATCATTCTTGGTAAGATTGATTTAGCTGGTAATAACCCCTTATTTGTGAAGAGCCCATTGTCTAGGAATGAATTATCGATTGACAATTCTCAAATTTCACTTTTTCCAAATCCTGCAAGCAGTTATGTTGAAGTAGCAAGCGACACGGCAATGGAGGAACTTAGAATAGTAAACTGCCTAGGTCAATTGGTTTATTATTCCGAGGTTAAAGGAAAAAATCACCTAATAGCTACAAGGGAGTTTGCAAAAGGAGTTTATACAGTTACAGTAAGAACAGACCGCGGTTCGGTGAGCACTAGTAAATTGCTTATAAATTAA
- a CDS encoding T9SS type A sorting domain-containing protein, with amino-acid sequence MGDSLMMASVGRYRVFSWTDYPRLLKTDAYGGQVQLFDLNNVNLDCPVGRGTSWTNSKGYLLFSDTTTYDGYKDQTTLSQCFSFHAYGSDTILWQGEGSIYVPYGNGTQITVASNSTFWIDNILREEFTAVDQSTGDTILTIPYDSIAQNYSAPSDYRLFEYSLFAPLQSKSDSAYGFAHFVKRDSVGNPLAFMSFYSLIDLKDLSLLAPPIIWPSEVFYFDPNGFGILKDSIEFYPNGNFYRKTITSERIYNSLIDTVLLLDSLRYHPDTMKFPIKNRFYLTRKKGDYILYAEEIDQYRDTVNFGQVTTETVLLRMYKGNKLLYEKTLITNDFSGDADIRIVDGFVLSDGRAILNLNIGAIRDGYRILFVDTNGTNYLAIDEEYLRVGNARLEVFPNLADHEIQIKASSEIADLNIVDALGREQKITIPKGQQFYLNVKDFAPGLYYIKARLANGAILSGKFIKK; translated from the coding sequence GTGGGAGATTCCCTCATGATGGCCTCTGTTGGCAGGTACAGAGTATTTTCCTGGACCGACTATCCGCGCTTACTTAAAACCGATGCTTATGGAGGCCAGGTTCAATTATTTGATTTGAATAATGTGAATTTGGACTGCCCAGTCGGTAGAGGAACTTCTTGGACCAATTCAAAAGGGTATTTGTTGTTTTCTGATACTACTACCTATGATGGCTACAAAGATCAAACGACTTTATCACAATGCTTTTCTTTTCATGCATACGGAAGTGACACGATTCTATGGCAAGGCGAAGGTTCTATATACGTTCCATATGGAAATGGAACCCAAATTACGGTAGCCTCCAACTCCACGTTTTGGATAGATAATATCCTTCGTGAAGAGTTTACTGCAGTTGATCAGTCTACAGGTGATACTATCTTAACAATTCCTTATGATAGCATTGCACAGAATTATTCCGCCCCATCTGACTATAGATTGTTTGAGTATTCACTATTTGCTCCCTTACAGTCTAAATCAGATTCCGCTTATGGCTTTGCACATTTTGTCAAGCGAGACTCTGTTGGTAATCCATTAGCTTTCATGTCCTTTTATAGTTTAATTGACTTGAAGGACTTAAGTCTTTTAGCTCCGCCTATTATCTGGCCCTCTGAGGTTTTTTACTTTGATCCTAATGGCTTTGGCATTTTGAAAGACAGCATCGAATTCTACCCAAATGGAAACTTTTATCGCAAAACGATCACTTCTGAGAGAATTTATAACTCGCTGATTGACACAGTGCTATTACTGGATTCATTAAGATATCATCCAGATACTATGAAGTTCCCCATAAAGAACCGTTTCTATTTGACTAGAAAAAAAGGTGACTACATCCTTTATGCGGAAGAGATAGATCAATACCGCGACACGGTTAATTTTGGTCAAGTAACTACCGAAACTGTCTTGCTTAGAATGTACAAAGGGAACAAGCTTCTTTACGAAAAGACTTTAATTACTAATGACTTTTCAGGTGATGCAGATATAAGAATTGTTGATGGATTTGTATTAAGCGATGGCCGAGCGATTTTAAATTTAAATATAGGTGCTATAAGAGATGGATATAGGATTCTTTTCGTCGATACTAATGGTACTAACTACCTCGCCATTGATGAGGAATATCTTCGGGTAGGAAACGCCCGCCTTGAAGTCTTTCCAAATTTAGCGGATCATGAGATTCAAATAAAAGCTTCTTCCGAAATTGCTGATTTGAACATTGTTGATGCTTTGGGCCGAGAGCAAAAGATCACAATACCTAAAGGGCAACAATTCTATTTGAATGTTAAGGATTTTGCACCTGGATTGTATTATATCAAAGCAAGGCTTGCCAATGGAGCCATCCTATCCGGAAAGTTCATCAAGAAATAA
- a CDS encoding FtsX-like permease family protein — MMIKLLRKTLHKFQLLGYLLSFVIGCTLFISIYQLRTDLGPLFEEMEGVINQRHLILSKNVSLFKSLDKSGIYFSEEELESLQALPYVKEVAQFQAAQFKVGAFLEGTNQMPGFYSELFLESIPDAYLDLKPKDWHWEEGQNFVPIIIPESYLTLYNLGFAESQGLPVVSKSTINQIAFQLKLDGRGQKAQFRSRIVGFSTKINSILVPDEFLSAANRKYGSGEARRSSRLILDLNSPKAEELLRFAEEHNYQLNQEKMEYNKLSFLMEGGLYFLAAMGILIMILALFFVLLSTHLILQKNRDLLRSLHLLGYSVKRIAQFYQYLSIGISLLGLLIAALLSLALRSYYQEFLNLILPLELDGNSILLSSLLIGIILIPLFYVILIRQIRRIVAPAQV, encoded by the coding sequence ATGATGATCAAGCTCCTGCGTAAAACCCTGCATAAATTTCAATTACTGGGCTATCTGCTGAGCTTTGTTATCGGTTGTACACTATTCATTAGTATTTACCAATTAAGAACCGACCTCGGGCCTCTATTTGAGGAAATGGAAGGGGTGATTAATCAGAGGCATTTAATCCTCAGTAAAAATGTAAGCCTCTTTAAAAGTCTGGATAAAAGCGGGATTTACTTTAGTGAGGAAGAGTTGGAATCCCTCCAAGCCCTTCCCTATGTTAAGGAGGTGGCGCAGTTTCAAGCGGCCCAATTTAAGGTGGGCGCCTTTTTAGAGGGCACTAATCAAATGCCAGGCTTTTACAGCGAATTGTTTTTAGAGAGTATCCCGGATGCTTATCTCGACCTAAAGCCCAAAGACTGGCACTGGGAAGAAGGGCAAAATTTTGTCCCCATCATTATACCGGAATCCTATCTCACCCTTTACAATTTGGGCTTTGCTGAAAGTCAGGGATTACCGGTAGTTTCAAAAAGCACCATCAATCAAATTGCTTTTCAGCTAAAGCTGGATGGCCGTGGCCAAAAAGCGCAGTTCCGCAGTAGGATTGTAGGCTTCAGCACTAAGATCAATTCGATTTTGGTACCGGATGAATTTCTAAGTGCCGCCAATCGAAAATATGGCAGCGGAGAAGCGCGGAGAAGCAGTCGCTTGATCCTCGATTTAAATTCGCCCAAAGCGGAAGAACTCTTGCGTTTCGCCGAAGAGCATAATTATCAGCTCAATCAAGAAAAGATGGAATACAACAAGCTATCCTTTCTAATGGAAGGCGGTTTGTACTTTTTAGCGGCTATGGGAATTCTGATCATGATTTTAGCGCTCTTCTTTGTTTTGCTGAGCACTCATCTTATCCTGCAGAAAAACCGCGATTTATTACGAAGCCTGCATTTATTGGGTTATTCAGTAAAGAGGATTGCCCAATTCTACCAATACCTAAGCATTGGCATTAGCCTGCTGGGATTGCTTATTGCCGCTTTGCTTAGCCTGGCCCTCCGCTCTTATTATCAAGAATTCCTAAATCTGATCTTACCCCTAGAATTAGATGGTAATTCCATCCTGCTCAGCAGTCTGCTTATTGGCATCATCTTGATCCCATTATTCTATGTAATCTTAATTCGGCAGATACGGAGAATTGTAGCGCCAGCCCAGGTCTAG